In Salvelinus alpinus chromosome 30, SLU_Salpinus.1, whole genome shotgun sequence, a single genomic region encodes these proteins:
- the LOC139560049 gene encoding tissue factor-like, giving the protein MMDVRTSVHFGVSLLSVLFTIGASGEDYFPEAQNVKWVSNNFKTILTWGPEPTNYTYTVEFSEVGKDRWRNPYCIRSSGTECDLTNELRNLEEPYSADVLSEPLPGVNSDLVEFPYTRAERFCPYKDTQIGAPRFNIKQSEHKTKMTLHIQDPLTPIYKDDQLLTIRDIFKNDLKYNVVYNKAGSTGKKETMSDLRDVELTNLDKGESYCFMVAAYIPSRSVEKRLGDWSKPQCSPRESKTIFEEFPFGVIAGAIGIMLAMLIILITLTVVCCKRSCCKNNTTVDKENLQLSPV; this is encoded by the exons ATGATGGATGTAAGGACTTCCGTTCACTTTGGAGTGTCACTCTTATCGGTACTTTTCACGATTGGAGCATCTG GTGAGGATTATTTCCCCGAGGCGCAgaatgttaaatgggtgtccaaTAACTTCAAGACTATTCTAACATGGGGCCCTGAACCTACCAACTACACATACACCGTTGAATTTTCTGA GGTCGGCAAGGATAGATGGAGGAACCCCTACTGCATTCGGAGCTCGGGGACAGAGTGTGACCTCACCAACGAGCTGCGGAACCTGGAGGAGCCCTACTCTGCCGACGTCCTATCAGAACCCCTGCCTGGCGTGAACTCTGACCTTGTAGAGTTCCCCTACACCCGGGCCGAGAGGTTCTGCCCTTACAAAGACA CTCAAATAGGAGCACCCAGATTCAACATCAAGCAGAGCGAACACAAGACCAAGATGACACTCCACATACAGGACCCTCTCACTCCCATCTACAAAGATGACCAGCTGTTGACTATCAGAGACATCTTTAAGAATGACCTGAAGTACAACGTCGTATACAACAAAGCCGGGAGCACAGGAAAG AAAGAGACAATGTCAGACCTGAGAGATGTTGAGCTGACCAACCTGGATAAAGGAGAGAGCTACTGCTTCATGGTGGCAGCCTATATCCCTTCTCGCTCTGTGGAGAAGAGACTTGGAGATTGGAGCAAGCCGCAGTGCTCACCCAGAGAGAGCAAGACCATCTTTGAGG AATTCCCCTTTGGTGTGATCGCAGGTGCCATCGGCATCATGCTGGCAAtgctcatcatcctcatcactcTAACCGTGGTGTGCTGCAAACGCTCATGCTGCAAAAACAATACAACTGTGGACAAGGAGAACCTGCAGTTGAGTCCAGTGTAA